Below is a genomic region from Burkholderia pyrrocinia.
GGTGCAGGTCGAATGGAGCACGGGGACGTCGAGCCAGAAGCCGGGCCGCAAGTGGGGGATCTCGACGCTGATCGCCGACGCGGAAATTCTCGAGGATCCGACGACCCGCCGCGTGTGGGTCGAATTCTCGTTCGCGCCGAAGATCAAGAAGAAGCTGCTCGACCCGGTCCAGTATGCGCGTCTGAGCCTGCAGTTCCAGAGCCAGTTGCGCAGCAGCGCCGGCCTGGCGCTGTACGAGATCTGCGTGCGCTATCTGACGAACCCGAGCCACCTGACGATGCGCGAGCCGTGGGAGTGGTGGCGGCCGATCCTGTCGGGCACGCCCGACACGGAAGCGGGCGACGAGGCGAAGCGCGAGTACAAGTACTTCAAGCGCGACTATCTGCGTCCCGCGATCGCGGAAGTCAACGCGGTCACCAATATCTTCGTCGAGCTGATCGAGCACCGTGAAGGGCGCCGGGTTGCGGAGATCCAGTTCCGCGTGACCGAGCGCAAGCAGCCGATGCTGGCGCTCGACGAACACCCGAACGTGTTCGACAGCACGCTGGTCGACCGGATGGTGAAGCTCGGGATCCCGCTGAAGGAAGCGCAGACGCTCTATGCGGACAGCGAGGAGAACCGGATTCGCGCCGCCCTGCAGATGACCGAGCAGCGGATGCGCAGCACGACGCTGCCGCCGGTGCGCAGCGCGCCTGCGCTGTTCAAGGATGCGCTGAAGAAGGGTTATGCGCCGCCGGTCGAGTCGGTCGACGCGCTGCCTGCCGGCACGCCGT
It encodes:
- a CDS encoding replication initiation protein; its protein translation is MATTKRAKKTDVDVVSASSAELRKAVEAIAIQPKSGKITLLTRKLFNVLLAVAQQADDSGDTYRALLSDIVANSAFDSNDTALVKEHLRRMVSVQVEWSTGTSSQKPGRKWGISTLIADAEILEDPTTRRVWVEFSFAPKIKKKLLDPVQYARLSLQFQSQLRSSAGLALYEICVRYLTNPSHLTMREPWEWWRPILSGTPDTEAGDEAKREYKYFKRDYLRPAIAEVNAVTNIFVELIEHREGRRVAEIQFRVTERKQPMLALDEHPNVFDSTLVDRMVKLGIPLKEAQTLYADSEENRIRAALQMTEQRMRSTTLPPVRSAPALFKDALKKGYAPPVESVDALPAGTPSAKVAAAQPEDLKARLLSEFAAFRRKEAKVLYEEQGDAEREVARESFESEALPTMGTHLRDDWRKRGLDSKLAETAFFDWLAQKTWGEPTDGDLLSFTLNQSRAA